One genomic window of Arachis stenosperma cultivar V10309 chromosome 10, arast.V10309.gnm1.PFL2, whole genome shotgun sequence includes the following:
- the LOC130956412 gene encoding BAG family molecular chaperone regulator 2-like has protein sequence MMIKFRTKRFYRSSSKVGKENTTTQECKTNNNNVGEIKWELRPGGMLVQKREFNNKSSDDGEGIITIRVSTVSQCYDISVEATSTFGELKVILSLMTSLEPREQRLLFRGKERDDNEFLHMVGVRDKDKVLLFEDPAIKEKKMKLLGLKNNTCCTITA, from the exons ATGATGATCAAGTTTAGGACAAAGAGGTTTTATAGAAGCAGCTCCAAGGTTGGGAAAGAGAACACTACTACCCAAGAATGCAaaaccaacaataataatgTTGGTGAGATCAAATGGGAACTTAGGCCTGGTGGCATGCTTGTTCAGAAAAGGGAGTTTAACAACAAAAGTAGTGATGATGGAGAAGGCATAATCACAATTAGAGTTTCAACTGTCTCACAATGCTATGACATTTCTGTTGAAGCCACTTCAACTTTTG GGGAATTAAAAGTGATTCTTTCACTTATGACAAGTTTGGAGCCAAGAGAACAGAGGCTTCTCttcagaggaaaagaaagagATGACAATGAATTTCTACACATGGTTGGTGTTAGAGACAAGGACAAAGTTCTATTGTTTGAGGATCCAGCTATTaaggagaagaagatgaagcttcttggattgaaaaataatacTTGTTGTACCATCACTGCATGA
- the LOC130957959 gene encoding class I heat shock protein-like: MSLISQMLGDDETLDPFLSMMNRCPVLSTPTDWKETKDAHVFLSDLPGLKKDEVKVEVDGRVLQISGDRHADDDDDDDKNKKMIKWHRVERCRGKFQRRFRLPENAKVEQVKAHMENGVLVVTVPKQELKKPNTKLVQIQGN; the protein is encoded by the coding sequence ATGTCTCTGATTTCTCAAATGCTTGGCGATGATGAAACCTTAGACCCTTTTCTGTCCATGATGAACAGGTGCCCCGTCCTAAGCACCCCAACAGATTGGAAGGAGACAAAAGACGCGCATGTTTTTCTTTCAGATCTTCCCGGTCTCAAGAAGGACGAGGTGAAGGTGGAGGTCGATGGAAGGGTGCTTCAGATAAGTGGTGATAGGCATGCCGATGACGACGATGACGACgacaagaacaagaagatgatAAAGTGGCACCGCGTTGAGCGGTGCCGCGGGAAGTTCCAGAGAAGGTTTAGGCTCCCGGAAAATGCTAAGGTTGAGCAGGTTAAAGCTCACATGGAGAATGGTGTGCTTGTTGTTACTGTCCCTAAGCAAGAGCTCAAGAAACCAAACACCAAACTGGTTCAGATTCAGGGAAATTGA
- the LOC130957736 gene encoding uncharacterized protein LOC130957736, translating to MEGILDENPSSQDDSGPRHPTPEQQEVINQARMASTIHRTNEHMVTDPQHPEQARDKATQIIQDLCLRVQELEGKLIDKGKYANQHGSQATSRPRSYRGRSPTRQHERKDDRSTSRNYRHERSPERRHSKKHHRSASHDLNRQHDSDEDPRHRHAKRTRNDHVIMGATPFTERILKAKLPRGFDKPTDMKYDGTKDPQEHLTAFEARMNLEGASDAVRCRAFPVTLAGPAIKWFNALPNGSITSFHDITRKFMAQFTTRITKAKHPISLLGVTQKQEESTRKYLDRFNDECLTVDGLTDSVASLCLTNGLMNEDFRKHLTTKPVWTMHEIQNVAKDYINDEEVSQVVAANKRQHDNPTPRHNPPPKENQRDHLKPTHRPPRIGKFSNYTPLTAPITEIYHQIADRGVIPKARPLKERTGGNKALYCDYHRGYGHKTQDCFDLKDAIEQAIRDGKLPEFAKFIREPRRANIDKSPERERRNPRTQKPPPRENPEEDPTIIVNVITGKDVPNKSKLTMKKDLKIMAVRHRDPVTIADGTITFLPEDCQHGTSAEDAPFVISARIGTGLVRRILVDTGADSNILFRGAFDKLGLRNDNLQTHRHGVTGLGDNFLKPDGSVTLPITIGTSNQRKTILSEFVVLKDSTAYNVILGRKTINDFSAVIFTKYLLMKFRADDGTIGTIHGDREVAAECDNNSLALRKKSRDAAGIFLADLDARLDGQPRPEPEGDMEKLQIGPTKEEYTFINRNLPYDLKEELSQLLKQNRDLFAFTPADMPGISPDLMSHHLAVDPLAKPVAQRRRKMSPDRATEVRKQVKALLEANFIRELPYTTWLANVVLVRKSNGKWRMCVDYTDLNKACPKDAFPLPNIDGLVDAASGHRYLSFMDAYSGYNQIPMHRPDEEKTAFITPDGTYCYRVMPFGLKNAGATYQRLVNKIFRNLSGNKIEVYIDDMLAKTESGEQLTDDLKVIMDTLRKHQMRLNPTKCAFGMEAGEFLGFMITQRGVEANPEKCRAVLEMTSPKNLKEIQKLTGRLTALSRFLGASAQKAIPFFKLMKKGTPFKWEAECEEAFQHFKRILAEPPILAKPQTGETLYLYLSITGETIAAALVRENEKKEQKPIYFISKVLQDTEARYSRLEKLAFALLSASRRLRQYFQAHPITVRTDQAVKQVLQKPDLAGRMLAWSIELSQFQVRFEPRNAIKAQALTDFIAEMTPTKPTPEPWKLHVDGSSNSTHGGAGIILENQNGIIIEQSIRYDFPVSNNQAEYEALLAGLTLAREVDAKVLEVNTDSQVVCSQINGSYQTRDPLLQLYLNKVKELKEGFENFTIQHVPRERNARADLLSKLASTKSGHGNRSLIQEVVRSPSVSATISAHLTSSNRESWTYPILQYLLNGTLPPDPKEERRIKREAANYTIIAGQLYKRGFSQPLLKCVEPGNTEYILREIHEGCCGHHIGGKTLAQKIIRAGYFWPTIIRDSIQLTKSCDKCQRHANMHQGPRINSALYRQNGHSAVGEST from the coding sequence ATGGAGGGCATCTTGGACGAAAATCCATCAAGCCAAGACGACTCCGGACCACGTCATCCCACCCCAGAGCAACAGGAAGTCATAAACCAAGCCCGGATGGCCAGCACCATCCACCGAACAAACGAGCACATGGTCACAGATCCACAACATCCCGAGCAAGCAAGGGACAAAGCGACACAGATCATTCAAGATCTCTGCCTCCGAGTCCAGGAACTTGAAGGTAAACTCATCGACAAAGGAAAATACGCCAACCAACACGGAAGCCAGGCAACGTCCAGGCCACGATCCTATCGTGGAAGGTCGCCAACACGGCAACACGAGAGAAAAGATGATCGTAGCACTTCACGTAACTACCGGCACGAGAGGTCGCCAGAACGGCGACACAGTAAAAAACACCACCGCAGTGCATCCCACGATCTAAACCGTCAACACGATTCGGACGAAGACCCGAGACATCGGCACGCAAAGCGCACAAGAAACGACCACGTCATAATGGGAGCCACGCCCTTCACAGAAAGAATCTTAAAAGCAAAGCTTCCCAGAGGCTTCGACAAACCCACCGACATGAAGTACGACGGAACTAAAGACCCTCAAGAACACCTAACGGCTTTCGAAGCCAGAATGAACTTGGAAGGAGCATCCGACGCAGTCCGATGCAGAGCCTTCCCGGTGACCCTTGCCGGACCAGCGATCAAATGGTTCAACGCCCTCCCGAACGGATCCATAACCAGCTTCCACGACATCACAAGAAAATTTATGGCCCAATTCACGACCCGAATCACCAAGGCCAAACACCCCATCAGCTTGCTAGGGGTCACACAAAAACAAGAAGAATCTACAAGAAAATACCTCGACCGCTTTAACGACGAATGCCTGACGGTCGACGGACTCACGGACTCCGTTGCCAGCCTCTGCCTAACTAACGGACTCATGAATGAAGACTTTCGCAAACATCTCACCACCAAACCAGTATGGACCATGCACGAAATCCAGAACGTCGCCAAAGATTACATCAACGACGAGGAGGTTAGCCAGGTCGTCGCTGCCAACAAACGGCAGCACGACAACCCGACTCCCCGTCATAACCCTCCACCCAAAGAAAACCAACGAGACCACCTTAAGCCGACCCACCGACCACCAAGAATAGGAAAATTCTCCAATTACACCCCCCTAACAGCACCGATTACTGAGATATACCACCAAATAGCAGATCGAGGCGTCATTCCCAAAGCCCGACCACTCAAGGAAAGAACAGGAGGAAACAAAGCCCTCTACTGCGACTACCACCGAGGTTACGGACACAAAACACAAGATTGCTTTGACCTTAAAGACGCTATCGAACAAGCCATACGAGACGGCAAACTCCCGGAGTTCGCCAAATTCATCAGAGAGCCAAGGCGCGCCAACATCGACAAGTCACCAGAAAGAGAAAGGCGCAACCCAAGAACCCAAAAGCCGCCCCCCAGGGAAAACCCCGAGGAGGATCCGACCATCATAGTGAACGTCATCACGGGCAAGGACGTACCAAACAAGTCAAAGCTAACAATGAAAAAGGACCTCAAAATAATGGCCGTCAGGCACCGCGACCCAGTCACCATAGCCGACGGCACGATAACTTTCTTACCGGAAGACTGCCAACACGGCACGTCGGCCGAAGACGCCCCCTTCGTCATATCAGCCCGAATCGGAACAGGGCTAGTAAGAAGAATATTGGTAGATACTGGCGCGGACTCTAACATCCTTTTCCGAGGAGCTTTCGACAAACTCGGGCTCCGCAACGACAACCTCCAAACACACCGTCACGGCGTCACGGGCCTCGGAGACAACTTCCTCAAACCAGACGGGTCGGTTACCCTTCCCATCACCATAGGAACAAGCAATCAGAGAAAGACGATCTTGTCCGAATTCGTAGTCCTAAAGGACTCCACAGCCTATAACGTCATTCTTGGGAGGAAAACAATCAACGACTTCTCCGCAGTCATCTTTACCAAATACCTCCTCATGAAGTTCAGGGCCGACGACGGCACCATCGGAACCATTCACGGAGATCGGGAAGTCGCGGCCGAATGCGACAACAATAGCTTAGCCTTAAGAAAGAAATCCCGGGACGCAGCCGGAATATTCCTTGCCGACCTAGACGCACGACTAGACGGCCAACCTAGACCGGAACCAGAAGGAGACATGGAAAAACTACAGATAGGGCCAACCAAAGAAGAATACACTTTCATCAACAGAAACCTCCCATACGACCTCAAAGAAGAACTCTCCCAACTTCTGAAACAAAACAGAGACTTGTTCGCATTTACACCAGCCGATATGCCGGGAATAAGCCCCGACCTTATGTCTCACCATCTGGCGGTGGACCCCCTAGCCAAACCAGTGGCACAAAGAAGACGAAAAATGTCACCAGACCGAGCCACCGAAGTCCGAAAACAGGTAAAAGCCCTACTCGAAGCCAACTTCATCCGAGAACTCCCTTATACGACGTGGCTAGCCAACGTCGTACTAGTTAGAAAATCTAACGGGAAATGgcgaatgtgcgtcgactacacagatctcaacaaagcatgcccaaAGGACGCCTTCCccctaccaaacatcgacgggCTAGTAGATGCGGCATCCGGCCACCGATACCTcagcttcatggacgcatattccGGCTACAACCAGATCCCGATGCACCGACCAGACGAAGAAAAAACAGCATTTATCACCCCAGACGGAACATACTGCTATAGAGTAATGCCCTTTGGCTTAAAAAACGCAGGAGCCACCTACCAGCGACTCGTTAACAAGATATTTCGCAACCTATCCGGAAACAAAATAGAAGTTTACATTGACGACATGCTCGCCAAGACGGAATCCGGGGAACAACTAACCGACGACCTCAAGGTAATAATGGACACCCTGCGAAAACACCAAATGCGACTCAACCCAACAAAATGTGCCTTCGGAATGGAAGCAGGAGAATTCCTCGGTTTCATGATCACACAACGCGGAGTTGAAGCAAACCCAGAAAAATGCCGCGCCGTCCTCGAAATGACAAGTCCCAAAAATCTCAAAGAAATCCAAAAACTCACCGGCCGACTAACCGCACTATCCCGGTTCCTCGGGGCATCGGCCCAAAAGGCTATTCCTTTTTTCAAACTTATGAAAAAAGGAACCCCCTTCAAATGGGAAGCAGAATGCGAAGAAGCCTTCCAACACTTCAAAAGGATTCTAGCGGAACCTCCAATCCTCGCAAAACCCCAAACAGGGGAAACACTATACCTATACCTCTCCATAACGGGAGAAACAATCGCCGCAGCACTCGTCCGGGAAAACGAGAAAAAAGAGCAGAAACCCATATACTTCATAAGCAAGGTCCTTCAGGACACGGAAGCTCGTTATTCACGCCTGGAAAAACTAGCTTTCGCACTCCTCTCGGCGTCCCGACGGCTACGACAATACTTCCAAGCTCACCCCATAACGGTCCGGACCGACCAAGCGGTCAAACAGGTATTACAAAAACCCGACCTAGCAGGAAGAATGCTAGCATGGTCCATCGAGTTATCCCAATTCCAGGTCAGGTTCGAACCCCGGAACGCCATCAAAGCGCAGGCCTTAACCGATTTCATCGCCGAGATGACACCGACCAAACCCACACCCGAACCATGGAAACTACACGTCGACGGCTCATCAAACTCCACTCACGGAGGTGCCGGAATTATACTCGAAAATCAAAACGGGATCATTATCGAACAATCAATACGATACGACTTTCCAGTATCAAataaccaagcagaatacgaagccctctTAGCAGGCCTAACCCTAGCCCGAGAAGTCGACGCAAAGGTACTCGAAGTAAATACCGATTCCCAGGTGGTCTGCTCCCAAATAAACGGAAGCTACCAAACCCGGGATCCCTTACTCCAACTATACCTCAACAAGGTAAAGGAATTGAAGGAAGGATTCGAAAACTTCACCATACAACACGTCCCCAGAGAACGAAACGCCAGGGCGGACCTACTTTCCAAGCTAGCAAGTACAAAATCGGGACACGGCAACAGATCGCTAATCCAGGAGGTCGTTAGGTCGCCTTCCGTATCGGCAACGATTAGCGCACATCTAACATCCTCAAATCGGGAGTCTTGGACATACCCAATCCTTCAATACCTCCTTAACGGAACCCTACCACCAGACCCAAAAGAGGAAAGGCGAATAAAAAGGGAAGCCGCCAACTACACCATCATAGCAGGACAACTATACAAACGTGGATTCTCGCAGCCCCTACTCAAATGTGTCGAACCCGGGAACACGGAATACATACTCCGCGAGATCCACGAAGGCTGTTGTGGTCACCACATCGGAGGAAAAACGCTAGCTCAAAAAATCATCAGGGCTGGCTATTTCTGGCCCACAATCATTCGAGATTCCATACAACTAACAAAAAGCTGCGACAAATGCCAAAGGCACGCCAATATGCACCAAGGGCCCCGCATCAACTCAGCATTATATCGGCAGAACGGCCATTCGGCAGTTGGGGAATCGACCTAG